The following coding sequences lie in one Lolium perenne isolate Kyuss_39 chromosome 2, Kyuss_2.0, whole genome shotgun sequence genomic window:
- the LOC127333644 gene encoding uncharacterized protein has protein sequence MQCMAQESSEASVASSPPAPPHPPSSATWWRDMNPYSTTPAWPPPPVAAAQRWPPFGHQQHQQQHRTSSSGAEDDMSASNATMQTSYTNTSTTNHSGISMDDSSAAAAAAAESHLWNQVLMGAGGEVGRSMQAVHDAHDDSENFLDLLNSRTLAPELFAEPPACDYLKKMEYSGSHGGGGPWPDVHQFNAANMEKHLAGAGYVNALAHHHGAPERLTANLSDLVSNWSIAPPNPCHTDGSHLQGRVGQCDDAADMGHGGAKALFLDSSGNVKHEMGGHAAMLQEAARSSSTSSQDFTRPIGLGYSSMLGLSNRMYGGGGGDAALEVQWGSNNNGGDARSLSDLISFGGAMGKPAPSASPARASSAEYSNKKQVQDISSPAKTNSGSGKAASSEGKKKRSEEEKGSSEGNAKKSKHEASSPTSSSLKAQVPKVKLGDKITALQQIVSPFGKTDTASVLYEAINYIKWLHEQVQLLSDPYMKSSSSKDYNPWGGLERKEKAEAEADLRSRGLCLVPVSCTPQVYRDSNGPDYWTPPYRSCLYR, from the exons ATGCAGTGCATGGCCCAGGAGAGCTCCGAGGCCTCCGTCGCGAGCTCACCGCCTGCGCCGCCGCACCCACCATCATCGGCCACCTGGTGGCGCGACATGAATCCTTACTCCACTACCCCGGCCTGGCCGCCACCACCTGTCGCCGCTGCGCAACGATGGCCTCCGTTCGGCCACCAACAGCATCAGCAGCAGCACCGGACGTcctcttccggcgcggaagacgaCATGTCGGCCTCCAACGCCACCATGCAGACCTCCTACACCAACACCTCCACCACCAACCACTCCGGCATCAGCATGGACGACTCCTCGGCCGCCGCAGCAGCAGCCGCCGAGAGCCACCTCTGGAACCAAGTCCTCAT GGGCGCCGGCGGCGAGGTCGGGAGGAGCATGCAGGCGGTGCATGACGCCCACGACGACAGCGAGAACTTTCTCGATCTGCTCAACTCGAGGACGCTTGCCCCAGAGCTCTTCGCTGAGCCGCCAGCCTGTGACTACCTTAAGAAGATGGAGTACAGTGGCAGCCATGGTGGTGGCGGCCCATGGCCGGACGTCCACCAGTTCAACGCGGCCAATATGGAGAAGCACCTAGCCGGAGCTGGCTACGTCAATGCGCTCGCTCACCACCACGGCGCGCCAGAGCGGCTCACGGCGAACCTCTCGGACCTGGTGAGCAACTGGTCCATCGCGCCACCCAACCCGTGCCACACCGACGGCAGCCACCTCCAAGGGCGCGTGGGCCAATGCGATGACGCCGCCGACATGGGCCACGGCGGCGCCAAGGCCCTATTTCTGGACTCTAGCGGCAACGTCAAGCACGAGATGGGCGGCCATGCCGCGATGCTGCAGGAAGCGGCCCGGAGCAGCAGCACCAGCAGCCAAGACTTCACAAGGCCCATAGGGCTAGGGTACAGCTCCATGCTAGGGCTCAGCAACAGAAtgtacggtggcggtggcggtgacgccgCCTTGGAGGTGCAGTGGGGAAGCAACAATAATGGTGGCGACGCTAGGAGCCTGTCGGACCTGATATCCTTCGGCGGGGCGATGGGAAAGCCCGCGCCGTCAGCATCGCCGGCGAGGGCGTCGTCGGCGGAGTACAGTAATAAGAAGCAAGTGCAGGATATCTCGTCGCCG GCGAAGACGAACAGTGGCAGCGGCAAGGCGGCATCGAgcgaggggaagaagaagagatCGGAGGAGGAGAAGGGGTCGTCGGAGGGGAATGCGAAGAAATCCAAGCACGAAGCCTCATCGCCCACCTCGTCGTCTCTCAAA GCGCAAGTGCCAAAAGTAAAGCTAGGAGACAAGATAACGGCACTTCAACAGATAGTTTCGCCATTTGGGAAG ACTGATACAGCATCAGTTCTATATGAGGCGATAAATTATATCAAGTGGTTGCATGAACAAGTGCAG CTGCTCAGTGATCCTTACATGAAGTCAAGCAGTAGCAAG GATTACAACCCATGGGGAGGGTTGGAAAGGAAAGAGAAGGCTGAGGCTGAGGCTGACCTAAGGAGTCGAGGGCTGTGCTTGGTACCAGTCTCATGCACGCCTCAGGTGTATAGGGATAGCAACGGCCCGGATTACTGGACCCCACCCTACAGGAGCTGCCTATACCGatga